Proteins co-encoded in one Paraburkholderia edwinii genomic window:
- a CDS encoding HU family DNA-binding protein: MNKTELIDHIAEQADISKAAAGRALDAMIGGVKGTLKKGGSVTLVGFGTFAVGKRTARTGRNPRTGAAIKIKAAKVPKFRPGKALKDALN, translated from the coding sequence ATGAATAAAACGGAATTGATCGACCACATCGCCGAACAAGCCGATATTTCGAAAGCGGCGGCAGGACGTGCACTCGACGCCATGATCGGTGGCGTCAAGGGCACGTTGAAGAAGGGTGGTTCGGTCACGCTGGTCGGCTTTGGCACATTCGCGGTCGGCAAGCGCACCGCGCGCACGGGCCGCAACCCGCGCACCGGCGCCGCGATCAAGATCAAGGCAGCCAAGGTGCCGAAATTTAGGCCTGGTAAAGCTCTGAAGGATGCGTTAAACTAA
- a CDS encoding SurA N-terminal domain-containing protein, translating to MLDFFRNHQRLMMFMLVLVILPGLGFVGIQGFRGFFDESANVASVNGHKITRAEYDNSMRMQLDRARQMLGNQFDMKAFDTPERRKDMLDGLIQQRVLADETQRLHLTVSDDALRRALMNDPVIASLKKPDGSIDLDRYKQLLAMQGMTPDQYQEQVRYGMAMQQLPASIQSTAFVPKALAQRLTELAEQQREVQGLAFRAQDYASKVQPTDAQLQAFYDAHKSEFQTPATATIEYVVMSPGTLAAATQPTDADLKKYYEDNIAHYRTEGEVRASHILITAPKDASAADKDKAKQKAEQILAEVKAHPDQFAAIAQKESQDPGSASKGGDLGYFTRGMIAGGKAFDDAVFGLKKDEVSNIVQTDFGYHIIKVTDVKPAVTKPFDDVKQAIQKDVQAQQAAKTFSDDSEGFTSIVYEQAKSLKPAADKYKLQVQTATVTDHPNPALPPDSPLNNPKFLAAVFASDSVKDRNNTQAIDVGNNTLISAHVTDFKPAEVPALDKIKDVVRQKVIAQQSAALAQKDGEAKLADLQKSKSTAGFSSALKVSRNDPQGVPPAALSAIYKVDSQKLPAYVGVDLGSDGYAIYRVNSIVPPAAVDPQHLAGAQQQIAQVDAQAQMQAYLDSLRARSKVKMFGSLDGAQTQSSGDE from the coding sequence ATGCTCGATTTTTTCCGCAATCACCAACGTCTGATGATGTTCATGCTCGTGCTGGTTATCCTGCCGGGCTTGGGCTTCGTGGGCATCCAGGGCTTCCGCGGGTTCTTTGACGAGAGCGCGAACGTCGCAAGCGTCAACGGACACAAGATCACCCGCGCCGAATACGACAACTCGATGCGCATGCAACTCGATCGCGCGCGTCAGATGCTAGGCAACCAGTTCGACATGAAGGCGTTCGACACGCCGGAGCGTCGCAAGGACATGCTCGACGGCCTGATCCAGCAACGCGTGCTGGCCGACGAAACGCAGCGTCTGCATCTGACGGTGTCCGACGATGCGCTGCGCCGCGCGCTGATGAACGACCCCGTCATCGCCTCGCTGAAAAAGCCCGACGGCTCGATCGATCTCGATCGCTACAAGCAGTTGCTCGCCATGCAGGGTATGACGCCCGATCAGTATCAGGAGCAGGTGCGCTACGGCATGGCCATGCAGCAGTTGCCGGCTTCGATCCAGAGCACGGCTTTCGTGCCGAAGGCGCTCGCGCAACGTCTCACCGAACTCGCCGAACAGCAGCGCGAAGTGCAGGGCCTCGCGTTCCGCGCGCAGGACTACGCGTCGAAAGTGCAGCCGACCGACGCGCAACTGCAGGCATTTTACGACGCGCACAAGAGCGAGTTCCAGACGCCCGCGACGGCGACCATCGAATACGTCGTGATGTCGCCGGGCACGCTCGCGGCCGCCACGCAGCCGACCGACGCGGACCTCAAGAAGTACTACGAAGACAACATCGCGCACTACCGCACCGAAGGCGAAGTGCGCGCGAGCCACATCCTGATCACGGCACCGAAGGACGCGAGTGCGGCCGATAAGGACAAGGCGAAGCAGAAGGCCGAACAGATTCTCGCGGAAGTGAAAGCGCATCCCGACCAGTTCGCCGCGATCGCGCAGAAGGAATCGCAGGATCCGGGCTCCGCATCGAAGGGCGGCGACCTCGGCTACTTCACGCGCGGCATGATCGCGGGCGGCAAGGCCTTCGACGACGCAGTGTTCGGCCTCAAGAAGGACGAGGTCAGCAATATCGTGCAGACCGACTTCGGCTATCACATCATCAAGGTGACCGACGTGAAGCCGGCCGTCACGAAGCCGTTCGACGACGTCAAGCAGGCCATCCAGAAGGACGTGCAGGCGCAGCAGGCCGCGAAGACCTTCAGCGACGATTCGGAGGGCTTCACGTCGATCGTCTATGAGCAGGCGAAGAGCCTCAAGCCGGCTGCCGACAAATACAAGCTGCAGGTTCAAACGGCCACCGTCACCGATCATCCGAATCCGGCGCTGCCGCCTGATAGTCCGCTCAACAATCCGAAGTTCCTCGCGGCGGTATTCGCAAGCGACTCGGTCAAGGACCGCAACAACACGCAGGCCATCGACGTCGGCAACAACACGCTGATCTCCGCGCACGTGACCGACTTCAAGCCTGCCGAAGTGCCGGCGCTCGACAAGATCAAGGACGTGGTTCGTCAAAAGGTGATCGCGCAACAATCAGCAGCGCTCGCGCAGAAGGATGGCGAGGCGAAGCTTGCCGATCTGCAGAAGTCGAAATCGACGGCAGGTTTCTCGTCGGCGTTGAAGGTGTCGCGCAACGATCCGCAAGGTGTGCCGCCTGCTGCATTGAGCGCAATTTACAAGGTCGATTCGCAGAAATTGCCGGCTTATGTCGGTGTCGATCTCGGTAGCGACGGTTATGCGATCTATCGCGTGAACTCGATCGTGCCGCCGGCAGCAGTGGATCCGCAGCATCTGGCGGGCGCGCAGCAGCAGATCGCGCAGGTCGATGCGCAGGCGCAAATGCAGGCGTATCTCGATTCGTTGCGCGCGCGTTCGAAGGTCAAGATGTTCGGCTCGCTCGACGGCGCGCAAACGCAGTCGAGCGGCGACGAATAA